In Methanobrevibacter millerae, the genomic window TATTAAAATCCTCATTGGAGGAGAGCAAAACATGATATTTCCTCTATCGAGATTCATACAAAGACTTAAAGATAAATTCCAACTCTACAAACCCGAAGCAGACGGTGTACAATTCACAAACGCAAAAAATACAAGCAAAACATGCCACCACTGCCAACACATCAATGAAGATTTGGATGTAAAAGAACGGGAATGGATGTGTCCGAAATGTGGAAAAATACTTGATAGGGATGTAAATGCCGCAATTAATATACTGAACCGTTGGTGCGACGGGGATAGCCTAGTTCAGACTTAATAGACTATTAAGCAAAAAAAAAATCTAGGAATCCCCGACCTCTAAAAGGTCGGGGAGGTTCAAGCCTATGATTGCGATTTGTCTGTGAATCAATCTTTATTTGAAAATAATACTGAAGCTATTCATGGCGTTTTCCTTGGAAAGTATAATTTGAATAATACATATGTTAATAATGATGACTGCTTAAATGATACGGACTTTGTGATTTATGTTTCAGGCGTCGGAGAAACAATAGAACTTAAAAAAGACTCCATTTTTTCAGAAATTCCTAAAAGATTTGATTTACGCGATTGGAATTGGGTAAGTGGTGTTAAAGATCAAGGCAAAATGAATTCTTGTTGGGCATTTTCATGCACTGGACCATTGGAATCCGCATTAATAAGAAGAACTGGTGTTGAATATGATTTTTCAGAAAATAATATTAAAAATAACATGTTAAAATATTCAAAATATGGAATCCAAGGATATCATGAAGGTGGAGATTACTTAACTGCCTTGCCGTATGTAGTCAGCTGGCTTGGAATGCTTAACTATTATGATGACGAATATGATGAAGTCGGAAAAATGTCTCCAATAATCAACAGTTCAGAAAATATTCATGTTTTTGATGCCGTTATCATACCTGCACGTGCCAATTCAACAGATAACACTAAATTGAACCTCCCCGACCTCTAAAAGGTCGGGGAGATTCAATAAACAACCCAATTCTTTTTAAAAACAAATAAATAATCTCCATTTTTCAGTAAATAGGTAGGTTATCAATGATTTCAACCAGTTTTCCTGCGGTTTCCATCTTTTGAGTCTTATTATCCTTTTGAGCGGTTTCAAACAGTATTACAATGTGATTGTCTTTGGAAATCGGCATCGTTACCCATTCCGGTGAAGTGCCCGCATTAATCGTAAATATCGGATAATCCATGTAATTGCTCATCCTGTAGGCGTACTCCATTTCCAAAGCGGACCTGTTGTCAAGAACGCCTATATATCTCTGCTCTTCCCAATAGTCTTCCATTTCATGAACGTCAACTACAATATATGGGTCATAGTTATCGATATCGGGAACTACATAATCGTGAGCCAGCAGTTCGCCCATGTGCCGGTTGGTATTGTAATCGCTTGTATTCTGTCCGCTGTCTTCAAAATTAAGTTTAATGAAGTATACGATGTACTTTCTGTTGAGACCGTCAGCTTTCGTAAGGTTCATTATCGTTTCATTTGTTGCGTTATGGATGCCGCCTTCAAGGCTGTGAACGCCCAAAATAACTATCGCAGTATCATTTGATGAGTTGTTGCCGCAAACTATCTTATAAACGGTACCGTTTGAGTTTTTTCCCAGTATTGTTGTGTATTCATCTAAAACTTCGACGCTTTCAGTTTCTATCGTATAAGTTGCTATTACTGCGGCAATAATTAATAGAACTGCCAGTACCAATAGAATCTTATTTACAGTTTTCATGTAATCATTTATATTTTTATAAATATGATATATAAAAATTTAAGCCAATTTGAATCTAGCTTTTAAAAGCTTAAATTAACATAATTAATGCATAAAAGTCCTTAATCTTTTTATTGGCCGTTATCATGTTGAATATTTTAATTCACGTCGATAATGTTCTTTGAAATCCTCTTAATTTATTGTTTTTTCCATTTATCCCACGTTAATTTGACCCATCGGCTGTTTAAACTTGCTTTTCAAAGCCCCTTCATATATAAATAAAAAATTTTTAATAAATCAAATAATAAAGTATATCTTATGTACAGTTTTGTCATTTGTTTTTTGGTTTTGGTTGCATCTTATTTTGTTTACGGCAAAATCGTTGAAAGGACGGCAGGTGTTGATGAAACCCGCGAAACGCCTGCCTATAGGCTGAAGGATGGGGTTGACTACATACCGATGTCTACAATCAAGAATTTCCTGGTTCATTTCCTGAACATTGCGGGCCTTGGGCCAATTTTTGGAGCAATACAGGGAGCGCTTTTTGGTCCGGCTGCATTCCTCTGGATCGTTTTAGGTACGATTTTCATCGGTGGAGTCCACGATTTCTTCTCTGGATTCATGTCCATGAGAGACGACGGATTCACGATGCCAGACATTGTTTCAAAGTATTTGGGTCACAATCTCGAGAAATACGTTGCGGTTCTCATGGTAGTCACCGGAATTCTCGTTTCAGCCACTTTTGCAAGGGGAGCTGCGGATTTGCTTTCAAACCTGACCAATATTCCAGTACTTATCTGCATAACCGTAATATTCATTTACTTTTTGATTGCAACCGTATTTCCAGTTGACAAAATTATCGGAAGGGCATATCCCGTTTTCGGAGTGTTATTGCTGGTTATGGCAATATTAATGACTGGTGGAGTAATAATAAATCCTGCATACAACATTCCCGAATTTACAACTCAGGGATTGTATCTCACCGACAAAAGCATTTTCCCATATATCTTCGTTACCATTGCATGCGGAGCGATTTCAGGCTTCCACGCATCACAGTCTCCGATTGTTGCACGCTGTATTGAAAACGAAAAGGATGCAAGGCCTGTATTTTACGGCGCAATGGTTCTTGAAGGTCTCGTTGCTCTGTGCTGGGCAGCCATTGCAATGGCGTTCTTCCACGGCCAGCCACAGCTTGCGGCAATTTACAGCGCAGCCCCTGCAGTGGCAGTCAATGAAATGGCAACGGCATTGGTAGGGCCAATTGGTATGGCCTTAACCATCATTGGAGTTGTTATATGTCCTATTACCTCTGGTGATACCGCACTTCGAAGCGCAAGAATAACGATAGCCGATGAGCTTAAAATCAAGAATGAGAAGGTTGTTTCCAGGCTAAAACTCGCTGTTCCTCTGTTTTTAATCGCCTTCGGTTTGACATTTGTTGATTTCAGTCTGATTTGGAGATATTTCGCATGGTCTCAGCTGATAGTGGCTACGATAGTACTTTTCTCAGCAACTGCTTATCTGATTAAAGAGAAAAGG contains:
- a CDS encoding zinc ribbon domain-containing protein, producing the protein IKILIGGEQNMIFPLSRFIQRLKDKFQLYKPEADGVQFTNAKNTSKTCHHCQHINEDLDVKEREWMCPKCGKILDRDVNAAINILNRWCDGDSLVQT
- a CDS encoding C1 family peptidase yields the protein MNQSLFENNTEAIHGVFLGKYNLNNTYVNNDDCLNDTDFVIYVSGVGETIELKKDSIFSEIPKRFDLRDWNWVSGVKDQGKMNSCWAFSCTGPLESALIRRTGVEYDFSENNIKNNMLKYSKYGIQGYHEGGDYLTALPYVVSWLGMLNYYDDEYDEVGKMSPIINSSENIHVFDAVIIPARANSTDNTKLNLPDL
- a CDS encoding carbon starvation CstA family protein, with protein sequence MYSFVICFLVLVASYFVYGKIVERTAGVDETRETPAYRLKDGVDYIPMSTIKNFLVHFLNIAGLGPIFGAIQGALFGPAAFLWIVLGTIFIGGVHDFFSGFMSMRDDGFTMPDIVSKYLGHNLEKYVAVLMVVTGILVSATFARGAADLLSNLTNIPVLICITVIFIYFLIATVFPVDKIIGRAYPVFGVLLLVMAILMTGGVIINPAYNIPEFTTQGLYLTDKSIFPYIFVTIACGAISGFHASQSPIVARCIENEKDARPVFYGAMVLEGLVALCWAAIAMAFFHGQPQLAAIYSAAPAVAVNEMATALVGPIGMALTIIGVVICPITSGDTALRSARITIADELKIKNEKVVSRLKLAVPLFLIAFGLTFVDFSLIWRYFAWSQLIVATIVLFSATAYLIKEKRQYIITFVPALVCTLIAFAYILQAPEGLRLPSMIANVISVIATIAVAAFFVKKYKLET